From Deinococcus fonticola, one genomic window encodes:
- a CDS encoding S-ribosylhomocysteine lyase — MANVESFDLDHTKVKAPYIRLAGTKKTPRGDTISKYDLRLLQPNQGAIDPAAIHTLEHLLAGYLRDHVQDVVDVSPMGCRTGMYMAVIGEPDEQGILKAFEAALKDTAGHDRPIPGVSELECGNYRDHDLEAARGHARTALEQGLKIQETVLLKR, encoded by the coding sequence ATGGCAAACGTGGAATCGTTCGATCTGGATCACACCAAAGTGAAAGCCCCCTATATCCGCCTCGCCGGAACGAAGAAAACTCCGCGTGGCGATACCATCAGTAAGTACGACCTGCGCCTGCTGCAACCCAACCAGGGCGCCATCGATCCCGCCGCCATTCACACGCTCGAGCATCTGCTGGCGGGTTATTTACGTGACCACGTGCAAGACGTGGTGGATGTGTCACCGATGGGCTGCCGCACTGGCATGTACATGGCGGTTATCGGTGAGCCCGACGAGCAAGGCATCCTGAAAGCGTTTGAAGCCGCCTTGAAGGACACTGCCGGACATGACCGCCCAATTCCCGGTGTCAGTGAACTGGAGTGCGGCAACTACCGCGACCATGATCTGGAGGCTGCCCGCGGGCATGCCCGCACAGCGCTAGAGCAAGGCCTGAAAATTCAGGAAACAGTGCTGCTGAAGCGGTAA